From the Microplitis mediator isolate UGA2020A chromosome 6, iyMicMedi2.1, whole genome shotgun sequence genome, one window contains:
- the LOC130670323 gene encoding angiotensin-converting enzyme-like has protein sequence MSILKFILISVTINLFDNCNGRYLEGLNVNLGEALQFLREYDQEASAVCNKVMMAQWNFATNITDSNRRKMLDEQTLKLKFERSSWRKAVNFAWTRIPDPLARRQLKIITMKGRNALTQDKFNEIHHLIVEMKELHTRARLCPYKKMGIACDMDMSADVSKIMAQSRDYEELLHYWRAWHEAVGPPLKNKYMRYVQLANQAARLNGFTDAGDQMREAYEDDYFQQNIAEVISAINPLYKNLFTYVRTKLIDRYGDKVRPDGPLPAHLLGNMWAQNWEGIYDLVEPYAGASRFDVTLEMIIQGFTPLRMFQVAEDFFTSLGMKPTPPEFWRFSMFEKPIDREVKCTASAWDFCNKIDYRIKQCTKVTMEDLLSTHHEMAHIQYYLQYKDQPYIFRNEALPGFHEAVSDAIELSIMNPRHFQRIGLYNNSTEDYERNINFLMLMALRKIVYLPFAYIIDQWRWRVFSDGVADMTTRWWELRLQYQGIVPPLPRLERDFDPGAKYHIPADIPYTKYFVGAVMQFQLFESLCDISGHVGDLHLCDIYRSQEAGRLLSEILSQGSSRSWQEVVRIMTRGKMNRIDVGPLLRYFEPLFKWLQRQNEIEPIIGWITSQDDTLLFAHWYRSSTAKLKIWIPSVLISSVICLFR, from the exons atgagtattttaaaatttatactaatcagtgttacaataaatttatttgataattgcAATGGACGTTATTTggag GGTCTTAATGTCAACTTGGGCGAGGCCTTGCAATTTTTACGAGAGTATGATCAAGAAGCTTCTGCTGTTTGTAATAAAGTTATGATGGCGCAGTGGAATTTTGCTACAAATATCACTGACAGTAATCGTAGAAAAatg ttggaTGAGCAGACGTTGAAACTCAAATTTGAAAGATCTTCATGGCGTAAAGCTGTTAATTTTGCATGGACGCGTATTCCTGATCCTTTGGCAagaagacaattaaaaattattaccatgAAAGGAAGAAATGCTttgactcaagataaatttaatgaa atTCATCACCTGATAGTCGAAATGAAGGAACTCCATACCCGAGCTCGACTTTGTCCCTACAAAAAAATGGGCATTGCCTGCGACATGGACATGAGTGCGGACGTAAGCAAAATAATGGCACAGTCACGAGATTACGAGGAGTTGCTTCACTACTGGAGAGCTTGGCATGAAGCTGTTGGACCAccgcttaaaaataaatatatgagatatGTCCAATTGGCTAATCAAGCTGCTCGACTTAATGGATTTACTGACGCTGGAGATCAGATGCGTGAAGCATACGAGGATGATTACTTCCAGCAGAATATTGCTGAAGTTATTTCAGCAATAAATCcactttataaaaatctttttactTATGTGAGGACAAAGTTGATTGATAGATACGGTGATAAAGTGCGTCCAGATGGTCCACTACCGGCTCACTTATTGGGAAACATGTGGGCGCAGAATTGGGAGGGAATTTATGATTTAGTGGAACCTTATGCTGGGGCAAGTCGATTTGACGTTACTTTAGAAATGATTATTCAAGGATTTACTCCTTTGag gATGTTCCAAGTCGCCGAAGATTTTTTCACATCACTGGGTATGAAACCAACGCCGCCAGAATTTTGGagattttcaatgtttgaaaaGCCAATTGATCGTGAAGTTAAATGTACTGCTAGTGCTTGggatttttgtaataaaatagattacag AATTAAACAGTGTACGAAAGTGACAATGGAAGATTTGCTGTCAACGCATCATGAAATGGCTCACATCCAATACTATCTCCAGTACAAAGACCAGCCGTACATCTTCCGCAATGAAGCACTTCCAGGATTCCATGAGGCAGTCAGTGATGCTATTGAATTATCAATAATGAACCCGCGACATTTTCAAAGAATAGGTCTCTACAATAACTCAACTGAAGATTACGAGcgtaacattaattttttaatgctcaTGGCGCTGCGGAAAATTGTCTATTTACCTTTCGCTTATATTATTGATCAA TGGAGATGGAGAGTATTTAGCGATGGAGTAGCAGATATGACAACTCGCTGGTGGGAATTAAGACTTCAGTACCAAGGAATCGTGCCACCTTTACCGAGACTTGAACGAGACTTTGATCCTGGTGCTAAATATCACATACCCGCGGATATTCCTTacacaaaatattttgttggAGCTGTCATGCAGTTTCAGTTGTTTGAATCTCTTTGTGACATATCAGGACATGTTGGAGATTTGCATCTGTGTGATATTTATCGATCACAAGAAGCTGGTCGTTTATTATc AGAAATATTATCACAAGGATCATCAAGAAGTTGGCAAGAAGTAGTAAGAATAATGACACGAGGAAAAATGAATAGAATTGACGTAGGTCCTTTGCTGAGATATTTTGAGCCACTATTTAAATGGTTGCAACGACAAAATGAAATTGAACCGATTATCGGATGGATTACAAGTCAAGATGACACTT tACTTTTTGCCCACTGGTACAGAAGTTCAACggctaaattaaaaatttggataCCAAGTGTACTGATTTCTTCAGTAATTTGTTTATTCCGATGA
- the LOC130670325 gene encoding methyltransferase-like 26 — MNAIHAIANRRLATESTKKLIYPAADRNKDPILNVLKRIICPGANQVFLEISSGSGQHITHFAPHFPQVTFYPSECEHRLLESISAHVNGLTNVHQPALIDITTNYTTWADGIFTKDSVDYIYNANMMHISPYECSIGLFKNVGELLKPDGTLITYGPYAVDGEITPESNVQFNKSLKSQDPRWGLRDIRDLEKLAAENNLKLVEIFDMPANNKTLIWKKII, encoded by the exons ATGAATGCTATTCATGCTATTGCCAATCGCAG aTTAGCGACCgaatcaactaaaaaattgatttatccagCAGCAGATCGTAATAAGGATCCAATATTGAATGTTCTCAAAAGAATAATATGTCCAGGAGCGAATCAAGTGTTTCTTGAAATATCGTCTGGTTCTGGTCAGCATATCACCCACTTTGCGCCGCATTTTCCTCAGGTGACGTTTTATCCTTCTGAATGTGAGCACAGATTACTGGAGAGTATTTCTGCTCACGTTAACGGTCTTACGAATGTCCATCAGCCAGCTCTCATTGACATTACGACGAATTACACGACATGGGCTGATGGTATTTTTACTAAGGATAGTGTTGATTATATTTACAACGCCAATATGATGCACATTTCGCCGTACGAGTGTTCAATTGGACTTTTTAAAAACGTCGGCGAGCTTCTGAAACCTGACGGTACCTTAATTACCTACGGACCTTATGCTGTTGATGGCGAAATCACTCCCGAGAGCAACGTTCAGTTTAATAAATCCCTCAAGTCTCAAGATCCTCGCTGGGGACTGAGAGATATCAgagatttagaaaaattagccgcggaaaataatttaaaacttgttGAAATATTCGATATGCCGGCTAACAATAAGACTTTgatatggaaaaaaataatttaa
- the LOC130670322 gene encoding dnaJ homolog subfamily C member 21-like, with amino-acid sequence MKCYYEILEVPRDVNDDDLKKAYRKLALKWHPDKNPNDQVTAKEQFQLIQQAYEVLSDPHERAWYDNHRDAILKGGIGENYKDDSIDLFPYFSSSCFKGYGDDDSGFYAVYRHVFEELAAEDLEFADDDDEEEVPGFGDSKSSYEDVVHPFYAHWQSYSTKRSFAWLDPYDIRDVPNRRYLKLCEKANKKVRDKAKRERNEQVRNLVAFIRKRDKRVQLHAQELAKRAELNAKKAQERSIQQLMDRKKELQEHKESDWCKFSNIEDELKTIEANLAAEFGDELSADSEDENETSESDILYCVACNKHFKTPKAFVNHENSKKHKENVSIIKNIMMTDDKMFDEDEDKTNSKSTSDEEKISDDDDDDKPKKKFHVSQPLSDDFIFPGTEEPPKDDDDDQASEGELISDQEDEEDDSLVNTAPEIKKKKNKKKGKVIKKVIYEDDDDDDNGDAFDLDAGLSKKQRRRVKNMLDIRGKQKDEVALDVDKDMEVDNKDNEVNNHDSNEEAFDLDAGLSKKQRRRRKNLDAGKPKDEKVSKEADQSKADGNKSKLEDGDKETEKSSTREKSKGKKAKEARKAQKNSSGTKNKTKQALEVDVEDIEHCCVTCKAEFSSKNKLHDHLKKSGHAMYLPSVAQSKKKNDRSKKLAISDGDSD; translated from the coding sequence atgaaatgTTACTATGAAATTCTGGAAGTACCTCGTGATGTTAATGATGATGATCTAAAAAAAGCGTATCGTAAATTAGCATTGAAATGGCATCCTGACAAAAATCCAAATGACCAGGTAACTGCTAAAGAACAATTCCAACTTATACAGCAAGCATATGAAGTACTGAGTGATCCACATGAGCGCGCTTGGTATGATAATCATCGGGATGCTATTTTGAAAGGCGGTATCGGTGAAAATTACAAAGACGACTCGATAGATTTGTTCCCATATTTCTCATCCAGTTGTTTCAAAGGCTACGGTGATGATGACAGTGGATTCTATGCCGTCTATCGTCATGTCTTTGAAGAACTTGCTGCTGAAGACTTGGAGTTcgctgatgatgatgatgaagaagaaGTCCCTGGTTTCGGTGACTCCAAGAGCTCGTATGAAGACGTCGTCCATCCATTCTACGCTCACTGGCAAAGTTACTCTACCAAGAGATCATTCGCGTGGTTGGACCCCTATGACATCCGTGATGTTCCCAATAGACGGTATCTTAAACTCTGTGAGAAAGCCAATAAAAAAGTCCGCGACAAAGCTAAGCGTGAAAGAAATGAACAAGTGAGGAATCTCGTTGCTTTCATTCGTAAGCGAGACAAGAGAGTTCAATTGCACGCTCAGGAACTTGCAAAACGTGCAGAGTTGAATGCCAAGAAAGCTCAGGAACGCTCGATACAGCAGCTCATGGATCGTAAGAAGGAACTGCAGGAGCACAAGGAATCTGATtggtgtaaattttcaaatattgagGACGAGTTAAAAACAATAGAAGCAAATTTGGCGGCTGAGTTTGGCGAtgaattgtctgctgactCGGAAGATGAAAATGAAACGAGTGAATCAGATATTTTGTACTGCGTTGCTTgcaataaacattttaaaaccCCTAAGGCTTTTGTTAATCAcgagaattcaaaaaaacacaaagaaaatgtttcgattataaaaaatatcatgatgACTGATGATAAAATGTTTGATGAAGATGAGGACAAAACAAATTCTAAGTCTACGTcagatgaagaaaaaatatctgacgatgatgatgatgataaaccCAAGAAAAAGTTTCATGTTTCTCAACCTCTGTCGgacgattttatttttcctggaACGGAGGAACCACCTaaggatgatgatgatgatcagGCTTCAGAGGGCGAATTAATATCAGATCAAGAAGACGAAGAAGATGACTCGTTAGTGAATACTGCGCcggaaataaaaaagaagaaaaataagaagaaaggaaaagtcattaaaaaagtcatatacgaagatgatgatgatgacgacaATGGAGATGCGTTTGATTTAGACGCAGGTCTTTCTAAGAAGCAACGAAGACGGGTTAAAAATATGCTGGATATTCGTGGAAAACAAAAAGACGAAGTTGCTCTGGATGTTGATAAAGACATGGAAGTTGATAACAAAGATAATGAAGTGAACAATCACGATAGTAATGAAGAAGCTTTTGATTTGGACGCTGGTCTCTCTAAGAAACAGCGGAGACGGAGGAAAAATTTAGATGCAGGAAAACCAAAAGACGAGAAAGTGTCCAAGGAAGCAGATCAATCCAAAGCTGATGGTAACAAAAGTAAACTCGAAGATGGAGACAAAGAGACGGAAAAATCGAGTACCCGAGAGAAAAGTAAAGGAAAGAAAGCCAAGGAGGCGAGGAAAgctcaaaaaaattcgtcgggaacgaaaaataaaacgaaacaAGCTCTGGAAGTTGATGTTGAGGACATTGAACATTGTTGTGTTACTTGTAAAGCTGAATTctctagtaaaaataaattacacgaccatttaaaaaaatcaggaCACGCAATGTACTTACCCAGTGTTGCTCAaagcaaaaagaaaaatgatagGTCtaaaaaattagctatttcTGACGGTGACAGTGATTGA